The Colias croceus chromosome 18, ilColCroc2.1 genome has a window encoding:
- the LOC123699560 gene encoding uncharacterized protein LOC123699560 — translation MESVNVITIPSDMLKLIPLFGGDKRILNLFFRKCEYIINKFRGHEEQNIYVLHAITSRLIGDAAALLSEREDINTWPALKELLEQHFGDPRSEDCIKISLESCKIKSGESYLEFCNRIQNIRSLLISKVNLSVDMEIKRAKIAIYNHTALNVFLYNLPESMVRIVRLKSPSTLEQALEIVLEEVNFHEQYQSRNRIHNTTLPKQTPNVTVPQFLQNNPQQRFNFGIPNVPQNAQQAKFGFKFTPQQPFNKNPQFGYRPSFNQNPQFGYRPTFNQNPQFGYRPPQTFGMTPQHFGQRPPQNNRFESTDVSMRTAPPRPQNITQPGFRVNETDLHNDNNYYYDYNPYDYTNYYSYNPYDYTNYYGCNPYDTNYEYDENEIYTPTDDTQDINVHPSDEENFRTKASTKKKS, via the coding sequence ATGGAAAGCGTAAACGTAATAACAATTCCGAGTGATATGTTAAAGCTTATTCCTCTTTTTGGTGGAGACAaaagaattttgaatttattctttcgaaaatgtgaatatataattaataaatttagaggGCATGAAGAACagaatatttacgttttacaTGCCATAACTAGTAGATTAATAGGCGATGCCGCCGCGTTATTATCGGAGCGCGAAGACATTAATACTTGGCCCGCTTTAAAGGAATTACTAGAACAGCATTTTGGTGATCCGCGTAGTGAGGATTGCATAAAAATCTCTCTCGAGTCCTGTAAAATTAAATCCGGCGAAAGTTACCTTGAATTTTGTAATAGGATACAGAATATTCGATCATTATTAATATCGAAGGTAAATTTATCGGTAGATATGGAAATTAAACGCGCGAAAATTGCGATTTATAATCATACAGCCCTGAACgttttcttatataatttGCCCGAAAGCATGGTGCGTATTGTAAGACTGAAATCACCTAGTACATTAGAACAGGCTTTAGAAATCGTTTTAGAAGAAGTTAATTTTCACGAGCAATACCAATCGCGCAATCGTATCCACAATACAACGCTGCCGAAGCAAACGCCTAACGTTACGGTGCcccaatttttacaaaataatcctcaacaaagatttaattttgGGATACCAAATGTACCTCAAAATGCACAGCAGGCAAAATttggttttaaatttacacCTCAACAACCGTTTAATAAAAACCCACAGTTCGGGTATAGGCCTTCATTCAATCAAAATCCACAATTTGGTTATAGACCAACATTTAATCAAAATCCACAATTTGGTTATAGGCCTCCTCAAACTTTTGGTATGACGCCACAGCATTTCGGTCAAAGACCTCCTCAAAATAACCGCTTTGAGTCTACTGACGTTTCCATGAGGACGGCACCCCCTCGACCACAAAATATAACTCAGCCAGGTTTTAGAGTGAACGAAACCGACTTACataatgacaataattattactatgaCTACAATCCTTACGACTATACGAATTACTATAGCTATAATCCTTACGACTATACGAATTACTATGGATGTAATCCTTACGATACGAATTACGAATACGATGAGAATGAGATTTATACACCCACTGACGATACCCAAGACATTAATGTGCATCCGTCTGATGAAGAAAATTTTCGAACGAAAGCCTCTACAAAGAAAAAATCATAG
- the LOC123699718 gene encoding dihydroxyacetone phosphate acyltransferase — protein sequence MREKADFTDILLPRNTHFGIIKFMTRHWNPKKTLKLDKDYSPQDIKNLVRKSVYLDSYLEAESVRSGTPKELLRIEVLKYLDEIAMDKKMHVIRWMGVFFLKVSFMMKIGIFVNEPAVLKLKDSMGENPVLFLPTHRSYADFCVLTYLCYHYDIELPAVAAGMDFYSMAIVGQMMRETGAFYMRRTLVGAPLYAAALRHYVRTVVAHYGAPVEFFLEGTRSRSNKCLPPKYGMLAMSLMPYFAREVDDITIVPVNISYDRIMEQTLFAYEHLGVPKPKETTGGLLKALRRLNDHFGNIYINFGTPISLKQYIGHTGFSPENLKPRDLQQLTDQEMKLVQKVADRVVTLQQESTVVTITNLISIVLMLSLYRQQVMDIEEVVSEVNWLIEVLRTLGAIVFENDVKSSMERVMLVHGTIMRLERENKLRLVSSALMDVNPDVQKKMKGHKLKAETMVNSVPIIQLQLYINPVLHYLAPPALLYLIVRRRNVDTCELYANYSLVRKMLRHEFFHLEENETATFNNALEYCVSKRVIFLSGNTVTCGDNDKLQYLLQCAMLPALTTLLTCMEVMEEKRSCEHWSVLRSVQAATERTQRGGACLSLDAAANVLRGLCLAHVIHKDTREKDVIYEVVPDVMHQCRHLVSSILPSLTLVTDNNPVIVQNTPKARL from the exons ATGCGGGAGAAAGCAGATTTTACGGATATACTTTTACCTCGAAACACGCATTTCGGAATAATCAAATTCATGACCCGGCAttggaaccctaaaaagacgCTGAAACTTGATAAGGATTATTCACCCCAAGATATAAAGAATCTAGTGCGTAAATCGGTCTACTTGGATTCATATTTAGAAGCG GAGAGTGTTAGAAGTGGCACTCCAAAAGAGCTATTAAGAAtagaagttttaaaatatttagatgAAATAGCAATGGATAAGAAAATGCATGTGATCAGATGGATGGGCGTGTTCTTCCTTAAAGTTTCgtttatgatgaaaattgGCATATTTGTGAATGAACCAGCTGTTTTAAAG CTGAAAGATAGTATGGGCGAGAACCCAGTACTATTCCTTCCCACACATAGAAGTTACGCAGATTTTTGCGTCTTGACATACCTTTGCTACCACTATGATATAGAGCTTCCTGCTGTAGCAGCGGGAATGG ATTTCTACTCGATGGCCATAGTGGGTCAGATGATGCGCGAAACGGGCGCGTTCTACATGCGTCGCACGCTGGTGGGCGCGCCGCTGTACGCGGCCGCGTTGCGTCACTACGTGCGCACCGTCGTTGCGCACTACGGAGCGCCCGTTGAGTTCTTTCTGGAAGGCACTAGAAGCAGGAGCAATAAGTGCCTCCCGCCCAAGTATG GTATGTTGGCTATGAGCCTGATGCCGTACTTTGCCCGGGAGGTGGACGATATTACAATAGTGCCGGTCAATATCAGCTATGACCGCATCATGGAACAGACTCTGTTCGCCTACGAGCATCTAGGTGTGCCAAAACCGAAGGAAACTACAGGG GGCTTATTGAAAGCATTGCGCAGGCTCAACGATCACTTCGGCAACATCTACATAAATTTCGGAACACCAATATCCCTCAAGCAATATATAGGGCACACTGGGTTTTCCCCCGAAAATCTAAAGCCCAGAGACTTGCAACAGCTGACAGACCAAGAAATGAAATTAGTACAAAAAGTCGCCGACCGCGTGGTCACACTACAGCAAGAAAGCACAGTTGTTACAATTACCAACCTTATATCTATAGTGCTAATGCTCAGTTTGTATCGACAACAAGTGATGGATATTGAAGAAGTAGTGTCGGAAGTTAATTGGTTGATCGAAGTCTTAAGGACTCTAGGGGCGATAGTCTTTGAGAATGATGTTAAGAGTAGTATGGAGAGGGTCATGTTGGTCCACGGGACTATAATGAGACTGGAAAGAGAGAACAAGCTGAGATTGGTCTCCAGTGCATTGATGGATGTCAATCCTGATGTGCAGAAGAAAATGAAAG GCCATAAACTAAAAGCGGAGACGATGGTGAACTCCGTGCCTATAATACAACTGCAGTTATACATAAACCCAGTGTTACACTATCTAGCGCCGCCCGCACTCTTGTATCTTATAGTAAGGAGACGAAATGTTGACACAT gtgaACTTTATGCTAACTACAGTCTTGTCCGGAAAATGCTAAGACACGAATTCTTTCATTTGGAAGAAAATGAGACCGCG ACTTTCAACAACGCGCTAGAGTACTGCGTGTCAAAAcgcgtaatatttttatctggCAATACAGTGACTTGCGGTGATAATGACAAGCTGCAGTATTTGCTGCAGTGCGCAATGTTGCCAGCTTTGACGACGCTGTTAACTTGTATGGAAGTTATGGAagag AAGCGTAGTTGCGAGCACTGGTCAGTACTGCGCAGTGTGCAAGCGGCAACAGAGCGCACACAGCGAGGCGGTGCGTGCCTCAGCCTCGACGCCGCGGCCAACGTGCTAAGGGGATTGTGCCTCGCACACGTTATACATAAGGATACacg AGAAAAGGATGTAATATATGAAGTTGTACCTGACGTGATGCATCAGTGTCGGCATTTAGTGAGTTCGATACTGCCGAGCCTCACACTAGTGACGGACAATAACCCGGTTATAGTACAAAACACGCCTAAAGCGCGACTTTAA
- the LOC123699559 gene encoding putative helicase mov-10-B.1, which produces MEVESLLEKSHCRVCGVVDEYYDEFSGINHEDTPKHLCNVILRNYVVNKSYFSKNKHGVSIFGHAESLPLNDAPVMKIENCDTHKMRLYVKPTQTVNFTFDIINEMKSEDLLIIGVQLAHPQPQFQTVQNPFIFGQEPKLIAKKSEIKGSIVIQFHAVDIGHYEMPIMFTLFRQCDQKNLIFVREMVVSVQESQDATTNVKYPYTNKNWEKSSVCVGSTTQPQQSNFKIPKLLKKLLPLGLEESALEELHERPEMMKQLRIVLQKTRQILDEGYTKKNYIAFFHHLLWWEEIVARINLKKYNMFEVTIDQRNEYYLLEVPGLAEKRPSLLRGDRVYIRPRHAASYVFESTIKEIEDSTALLTGLDERFKQYYDPELTYDIRFIMSRIPMERMHDAVNKLFESKQERRVFPEPVRKQIPAKPINQFFNPLIQGNAEQRSAVEHMVSGTSGLAPYIVFGPPGTGKTMTIVEAILQIVSRNTKNRVLVCTNSNMAADHVALMLLQFHKKLNINNFLFRANSQSREWTTMPPELASVSNGTSYESFYPVSNVHVAQYRVLVTTLLHAAKYASGRSQAVHRLQMSHVFVDEAAQAMEPTVLVPVTGLLAPAGRLVLAGDPRQLGPVCISRDARERGLGQSLLERLKETYPNMYSSDPDYITMLVNNFRSDPDILAIPNELFYENNLKPLAPLDPLSKVSILGLPGGDKATIFHAVHSREQRMGNAPSYFNEKELEMVKRYTKALMESHNVLPKDIGIIAPYIRQVYKIKNWLKSVNVSGIEVGTVESFQGKEKRVILVSTVRANCRLLEYDARYGLGFLVDDRRYNVTLTRAKAKLIIIGNPTCLVRDFKWRKYMDFCKEKECYFGHETEQVERTSALLLEVARTRFDRCRLTQALKN; this is translated from the exons ATGGAGGTAGAATCTTTACTTGA GAAATCACACTGCCGTGTGTGCGGTGTGGTTGATGAGTACTATGACGAGTTTTCTGGTATTAACCACGAAGATACTCCAAAACATTTGTGTAATGTTATATTGCGAAACTATGTAGTTAACAA ATCATACTTCAGTAAGAACAAACACGGCGTGTCTATATTTGGTCATGCAGAGAGTTTACCGTTGAATGACGCTCCTgttatgaaaattgaaaactgTGACACTCATAAAATGagattatat GTGAAACCAACTCAAACTGTGAACTTTACTTTTGATATCATCAATGAAATGAAAAGTGAAGATTTACTTATTATTGGCGTTCAACTGGCCCATCCTCAGCCACAGTTTCAAACTGTTCAAAATCCATTCATCTTTGGTCAAGAACCCAAACTTATTGCCAAAA AATCGGAAATAAAGGGATCAATCGTCATTCAATTCCATGCCGTGGATATTGGTCACTATGAAATGCCAATCATGTTCACACTGTTTCGTCAGTGTGATcaaaagaatttaattttcgtCCGGGAAATG gTTGTGTCGGTTCAAGAAAGTCAAGATGCAACCACAAATGTAAAATATCCATACACAAACAAGAATTGGGAGAAATCATCGGTTTGTGTTGGTTCGACAACTCAACC GCAACAATCAAACTTTAAAATCCCCAAGTTGTTGAAGAAACTCTTGCCTTTGGGCCTCGAAGAAAGTGCATTGGAAGAGTTACATGAACGCCCTGAGATGATGAAACAGCTGCGAATAGTACTTCAGAAAACCAG gCAAATTTTGGACGAGGGATACACTAAAAAGAACTATATAGCATTTTTTCATCACCTACTCTGGTGGGAGGAAATTGTCGCCAGGATTAATTTGAAG aAATACAACATGTTCGAAGTTACGATAGACCAAAGAAATGAATACTACTTATTGGAAGTTCCCGGTTTGGCAGAGAAGCGACCATCATTATTACGAG GAGACCGGGTTTACATACGGCCACGTCACGCTGCTTCATACGTGTTCGAAAGTACCATAAAAGAGATTGAGGATAGCACAGCTTTATTGACTGGCTTGGATGAACG GTTCAAGCAATACTACGATCCAGAACTAACATACGATATTAGGTTCATAATGTCTCGCATCCCCATGGAGCGGATGCACGACGCGGTGAACAAGTTGTTTGAGAGCAAGCAAGAAAGGCGCGTGTTCCCGGAGCCTGTGAGGAAGCAGATCCCAGCGAAGCCTATCAACCA ATTCTTCAACCCGCTGATCCAAGGTAACGCGGAGCAGCGCTCGGCCGTAGAACACATGGTTTCGGGCACTTCGGGCTTGGCTCCATACATCGTGTTCGGCCCGCCGGGGACTGGCAAGACTATGACGATCGTTGAGGCTATTTTACAG ATAGTGTCTCGTAACACGAAAAACCGCGTGTTGGTGTGCACCAACTCCAACATGGCGGCCGATCACGTCGCTTTGATGCTTCTCCAGTTTCATAAAAAACTCAACATTAATAACTTCCTGTTTCGTGCCAACTCACAGTCCCGGGAATG GACGACGATGCCTCCGGAGCTGGCGTCGGTGTCGAACGGCACGAGCTACGAGTCGTTCTACCCGGTGAGCAACGTGCACGTCGCGCAGTACCGCGTGCTCGTCACCACGCTACTGCACGCAGCTAAATACGCTTC GGGGCGCAGTCAGGCGGTGCACCGGCTGCAGATGTCGCACGTGTTCGTGGACGAGGCCGCGCAGGCCATGGAGCCGACGGTGCTGGTGCCGGTGACGGGGCTGCTGGCGCCCGCCGGCCGCCTCGTGCTGGCCGGCGACCCGCGCCAGCTGGGGCCCGTGTGCATCTCGCGCGACGCCCGCGAGCGCGGCCTCG GTCAATCACTACTGGAGCGTTTAAAAGAGACGTACCCAAACATGTACTCCTCAGACCCGGACTACATCACTATGCTGGTCAACAACTTCCGATCAGATCCCGACATATTGGCCATTCCCAATGAActtttctatgaaaataatttgaag ccCTTAGCTCCATTAGACCCGTTATCTAAGGTCAGCATCCTTGGCCTTCCGGGAGGTGACAAAGCTACCATCTTCCACGCTGTGCACTCGCGTGAACAAAGGATGGGGAATGCACCCAG TTACTTCAACGAAAAAGAATTAGAAATGGTGAAGAGATACACAAAAGCTCTTATGGAATCTCACAACGTGTTACCGAAAGATATTGGAATTATCGCACCATATATCCGacag GTGTACAAAATAAAGAATTGGCTCAAGAGCGTGAACGTGTCTGGCATAGAGGTGGGCACGGTGGAGTCGTTCCAGGGCAAGGAGAAGCGCGTGATACTCGTGTCGACGGTGCGCGCCAACTGCCGCCTGCTCGAGTACGACGCGCGGTATGGACTCGGCTTCTTGGTGGACGATAGG CGATACAATGTGACACTGACGCGGGCGAAAgcaaaattgataataatcgGGAACCCGACGTGCCTCGTCAGGGATTTCAAATGGAGGAAATATATGGATTTCTGTAAGGAGAAGGAATGCTACTTCGGCCATGAGACTGAACAGGTGGAGCGCACAAGCGCATTGCTTCTAGAAGTTGCTAGAACACGCTTCGATCGATGCCGCCTCACACAAGCGctcaaaaattaa